One genomic segment of Novisyntrophococcus fermenticellae includes these proteins:
- a CDS encoding DNA cytosine methyltransferase, with the protein MGSLFDGIGGFPLAAVRNGFTPVWASEIEAFPIEVTKIRFPEMRHVGDITKLDGAKLPPVDVICGGSPCQDLSVAGQRAGLAGARSGLFMEQTRIAKEMRKSDEQRNVPAYLVRPRYLVWENVPGAFSSAEGEDFRAVIEEIVRIKYSACDVPRPESGRWESAGAILLGDEFSLAWRVMDAQFWGVAQRRRRIFLVADFGGTTAPEILFKQDSLFGDIAQSGGQRQGAAAPAQGCADDTGGACLTPWDVQSRRIFEETGTWPALYGGEGGGHGYIQTEEKTAIAFAANQRDEVRNLHDVAGAIQAQPGMKQQTFVADIEKISAFHVNQRDEVIDLDGISGALLATRNMQMQTFVTRQPLFCLNDQGGERMDVTEDVSSTLRAGMGGHPPLVSQPNCMNGWDTQQSRVFTPEGVAPTLAGADGGGGRNPAGLLFAAGVVSKGDGDCFLTPETHTSLTGGGGQAGQGYPCVLTAGFCGSASAEARGIGYQAECSPTIKTGTAPSVLCLNDQGGSQMHCTEDITGTLRAQEHGHQPLVFDNHAQDSRFTGPVAVSQTVSAGFGQGGNNQPLVMATQQGGAEIGEGICPTITSTAGTSGNNQPVLFENHGIDSRYTGPHAVAPTMSARMGTGGNNVPLVGSAVAFSLDSKESNSMKSANPHSGCRETDVARTIDTTNPDPSKNQGGIAILQETICIAGNTIDREPENGGNGLGCQPDISYTITTSDRHAVCEPYQEVVGALCRGDEKGIGSQYVSQNKCIVERRNLIRRLTPLECERLQGFPDGWTLIPGASDSARYKALGNSVAIPCVDFVLRGIAYFLRKIDEEQEELPPCTSTPTT; encoded by the coding sequence ATGGGGAGCCTCTTCGATGGGATTGGAGGCTTTCCCCTTGCCGCCGTCCGCAATGGGTTCACTCCCGTATGGGCCAGTGAAATCGAAGCCTTTCCTATCGAAGTGACGAAAATCCGATTCCCCGAAATGCGCCATGTCGGGGATATTACAAAGCTGGACGGAGCGAAATTGCCGCCCGTGGATGTCATTTGCGGCGGCAGCCCATGTCAAGACCTTAGTGTGGCTGGCCAGAGGGCTGGCTTGGCGGGAGCGCGCTCCGGCCTGTTTATGGAGCAGACCCGAATTGCGAAGGAGATGAGAAAATCCGATGAGCAGCGAAACGTACCAGCTTACCTTGTTCGACCTCGATACCTCGTTTGGGAAAATGTCCCCGGGGCCTTCAGCTCCGCAGAGGGGGAGGACTTCCGGGCGGTCATCGAGGAGATCGTCCGCATTAAGTACAGTGCCTGTGATGTGCCTCGACCTGAGTCCGGGCGCTGGGAATCTGCTGGGGCTATCCTATTGGGAGATGAATTCAGCCTGGCTTGGAGAGTCATGGACGCTCAATTCTGGGGAGTCGCCCAGCGTCGCCGTCGCATCTTCCTTGTCGCAGATTTTGGAGGCACAACCGCACCAGAAATACTATTTAAGCAAGACAGCCTGTTTGGGGATATTGCGCAGAGCGGAGGCCAGAGGCAAGGAGCTGCCGCCCCAGCTCAGGGATGCGCTGATGATACAGGCGGGGCTTGCCTGACCCCGTGGGACGTACAAAGCCGCCGCATTTTTGAAGAAACCGGAACATGGCCTGCCCTTTATGGAGGCGAGGGGGGCGGGCACGGATATATCCAGACAGAAGAAAAAACAGCGATAGCGTTTGCCGCCAACCAGCGTGATGAAGTACGGAATTTGCACGATGTTGCAGGGGCAATACAGGCTCAGCCGGGGATGAAGCAGCAGACCTTTGTAGCGGATATCGAGAAAATCAGTGCCTTTCATGTCAACCAAAGGGATGAGGTAATTGATTTAGATGGCATATCTGGTGCGCTGTTAGCAACCCGAAATATGCAGATGCAGACCTTTGTCACCCGACAGCCGCTGTTCTGCTTAAACGATCAGGGCGGCGAACGGATGGATGTCACCGAGGATGTTTCGTCTACACTGCGCGCTGGTATGGGAGGGCATCCTCCGCTGGTATCCCAGCCCAATTGCATGAACGGATGGGACACCCAGCAAAGCCGTGTGTTCACACCGGAAGGCGTGGCGCCTACGCTTGCCGGTGCGGACGGCGGCGGAGGCAGAAACCCGGCAGGGCTTCTGTTTGCGGCAGGAGTTGTCAGCAAGGGTGACGGGGATTGTTTTTTGACCCCTGAAACGCACACCTCGCTAACCGGCGGCGGTGGGCAGGCCGGACAGGGCTACCCCTGTGTGCTTACCGCAGGCTTCTGCGGCAGCGCCAGCGCCGAGGCCAGAGGAATCGGCTATCAGGCGGAGTGTTCCCCTACCATTAAAACAGGCACGGCACCATCGGTGCTCTGCCTCAACGATCAGGGCGGCAGCCAGATGCACTGCACGGAGGATATCACCGGTACGCTCCGTGCCCAGGAGCATGGACATCAACCGTTGGTGTTTGACAACCATGCACAAGACTCTCGTTTTACTGGGCCGGTGGCGGTATCGCAAACGGTATCCGCAGGCTTCGGTCAGGGAGGAAACAACCAGCCGCTGGTCATGGCGACTCAGCAGGGCGGCGCTGAAATTGGCGAGGGCATCTGCCCGACCATTACCTCTACCGCAGGAACCTCCGGCAATAACCAGCCGGTGCTGTTTGAAAATCACGGCATTGACAGCCGCTACACCGGCCCGCATGCTGTGGCGCCCACCATGTCTGCCCGGATGGGAACCGGTGGCAACAATGTTCCGCTGGTGGGGAGTGCCGTTGCCTTTTCGTTGGATTCGAAAGAATCCAACAGCATGAAATCGGCAAATCCCCATTCGGGATGCCGGGAAACGGATGTTGCCAGAACCATTGACACAACCAACCCCGACCCCAGCAAGAACCAGGGCGGCATTGCCATCTTGCAGGAAACCATCTGCATTGCGGGCAACACCATCGATCGGGAACCGGAAAACGGTGGCAACGGTCTTGGCTGTCAGCCGGACATCAGCTACACCATTACGACCTCTGACCGGCATGCAGTGTGTGAGCCATACCAAGAGGTGGTGGGTGCGCTGTGCCGTGGGGACGAGAAAGGCATCGGCAGCCAGTATGTCAGTCAGAACAAATGCATCGTGGAAAGGCGCAACCTCATTCGCAGGCTGACCCCGCTGGAATGCGAAAGACTCCAAGGCTTCCCCGATGGCTGGACGCTGATTCCCGGTGCATCGGACAGCGCCCGGTACAAGGCGCTGGGCAACAGCGTGGCGATACCCTGTGTGGACTTTGTCCTCCGCGGCATCGCCTATTTTTTGCGAAAAATTGATGAGGAACAGGAGGAATTACCCCCATGTACATCTACCCCGACAACCTAA
- a CDS encoding DUF7768 domain-containing protein, with product MKVIYVASPYAGDIEQNTEYARRACRHVMNEGHAFFAPHLLYPQLLDDSNPRERQAGLDMGLAMLPRCDELWCYGDRSSHGIHLEIEEAVRLGIPVRRVTEQENGFVIGRVKNTVPAEAPIQAMRMV from the coding sequence ATGAAAGTAATTTATGTAGCGTCCCCCTACGCTGGGGACATCGAACAAAATACCGAATATGCCAGGAGAGCGTGCCGCCATGTGATGAACGAGGGGCACGCTTTTTTTGCGCCCCATCTGCTATATCCGCAGCTCCTTGATGATTCCAATCCGCGGGAGCGTCAGGCAGGTCTGGACATGGGGCTTGCCATGCTGCCCCGCTGTGACGAGCTATGGTGCTACGGCGACCGCAGCTCCCATGGAATACACCTTGAAATCGAGGAAGCGGTCAGGCTCGGCATCCCGGTGCGCCGGGTAACGGAACAGGAAAATGGCTTTGTCATTGGCAGAGTAAAAAACACCGTACCGGCCGAGGCTCCCATACAGGCGATGAGGATGGTCTGA
- a CDS encoding conjugal transfer protein TrbL family protein — protein MFIWDFVLGTVMDQIIEWLYGQVVGFLADFFAQMGNMGVELFEMSWVQSIVLFFSYLAWALYGTGLVVSVFETGIEYQHGRGSVKDTALNAIKGFMAVSLFTIVPVELFKLSVNLQSSLTAGITGYGTSFGDLAGNIISELGSSADIGGAMGSGVFGGLSVITSPILLLFMIIMMGYAVIKVFFANLKRGGILLIQIAVGSLYMFSVPRGYIDGFTQWCKQIIGLCLTTFLQATILTAGLMVLRTHALLGLGLMLAAGEVPRIAGAFGLDTSTKANVMSAVYTAQAAVNTTRTIVQAVAPK, from the coding sequence ATGTTCATATGGGACTTCGTCCTTGGAACCGTGATGGATCAGATCATCGAATGGCTCTACGGACAGGTGGTCGGCTTTCTGGCCGACTTCTTTGCACAGATGGGGAACATGGGCGTGGAGCTGTTTGAGATGAGCTGGGTACAGTCCATCGTCCTGTTTTTCTCCTATCTGGCTTGGGCGCTGTACGGAACCGGGCTGGTGGTGTCGGTGTTTGAAACCGGCATAGAATACCAGCACGGCCGGGGCAGCGTAAAGGACACCGCTTTAAACGCCATCAAGGGCTTTATGGCGGTGTCTCTTTTTACCATCGTACCGGTGGAGCTGTTCAAGCTTTCGGTCAATCTCCAGAGCAGCCTCACGGCGGGCATCACCGGGTATGGAACCAGCTTTGGCGACCTTGCCGGAAACATCATTTCCGAGCTTGGCAGCTCGGCGGACATCGGCGGCGCCATGGGCTCCGGCGTGTTCGGCGGACTGTCTGTCATTACCAGCCCCATCCTGCTGCTCTTTATGATTATCATGATGGGCTATGCGGTCATTAAGGTGTTCTTTGCTAATCTGAAGCGCGGCGGCATTTTGCTGATCCAGATCGCCGTGGGCAGCCTGTATATGTTTTCCGTTCCCCGCGGCTATATCGACGGCTTTACACAGTGGTGCAAGCAGATTATCGGCCTGTGCCTGACCACATTTTTGCAGGCAACCATCCTCACGGCAGGGCTTATGGTCCTGCGAACCCATGCCCTGCTGGGACTTGGACTGATGCTGGCCGCCGGAGAAGTGCCGCGAATCGCCGGAGCCTTCGGGCTGGACACCAGCACAAAGGCCAATGTGATGAGCGCCGTGTATACCGCACAGGCAGCCGTCAACACCACCCGCACCATCGTACAGGCGGTAGCGCCGAAATAA
- a CDS encoding nucleotidyl transferase AbiEii/AbiGii toxin family protein yields the protein MNLHQDKDAFEALLSDVSRRTGIRSDIIEKDYYLTLLLWELSVKQESLPAYFKGGTALYKSIGRMKRFSEDIDLTVAVHDCSKSQGKKRLETSANGYHTLSRTTDKARESNQKGSITSVYEYVPVTAVDSADALQRFGYVKVEATSFTISEPVEILEISPLLYSEATGEQRQILESNYGVKLFPVQTIKLERIFADKILAAEFYYQRRMLFDTAKHLYDLAIMMEQERIRTLLSAPEELTAMLAYKRKEERERIGSDLSEKPFSQFTLFDAVGTDAELTVAFSKMQEIYVFSQRDILSPAQLSESMAVLNQTLLQLDEGLERTQAPGEHTQQKML from the coding sequence ATGAACTTACATCAGGATAAAGACGCATTTGAAGCCCTGCTCTCGGACGTCAGCCGCAGAACAGGCATCCGAAGCGACATTATAGAAAAGGATTACTATCTGACGCTGCTACTATGGGAGCTGTCCGTAAAGCAGGAGTCCCTTCCCGCATACTTTAAAGGCGGAACCGCCCTGTATAAATCCATCGGCCGAATGAAACGCTTTTCGGAAGATATTGATCTGACGGTTGCAGTTCATGACTGTTCAAAAAGTCAGGGAAAAAAGCGGCTGGAAACATCGGCAAACGGCTATCATACTCTTTCAAGGACAACCGATAAAGCCAGAGAAAGCAATCAGAAGGGCAGCATCACCAGCGTATATGAATACGTTCCTGTAACTGCGGTGGATTCCGCTGATGCCCTGCAGCGTTTTGGCTATGTAAAGGTGGAGGCAACATCCTTCACCATCAGCGAGCCGGTGGAAATCCTTGAAATCTCACCACTTCTTTATTCAGAGGCAACCGGTGAGCAACGCCAAATTCTCGAATCAAATTACGGAGTAAAACTCTTTCCTGTGCAGACCATCAAGCTGGAACGTATCTTCGCAGATAAAATACTGGCTGCGGAATTTTATTACCAGCGGCGTATGCTGTTTGATACCGCCAAGCACCTTTATGACCTTGCCATCATGATGGAACAGGAAAGAATCCGCACCCTGCTCTCAGCGCCGGAAGAACTCACAGCCATGCTCGCCTATAAGCGAAAAGAAGAAAGGGAGCGGATCGGAAGTGACCTGTCGGAAAAACCTTTTTCCCAATTCACCCTTTTTGATGCTGTTGGCACGGATGCCGAGCTGACGGTAGCCTTTTCAAAAATGCAGGAGATTTATGTATTTTCCCAAAGAGACATTCTTTCTCCGGCACAGCTCTCTGAAAGCATGGCAGTCTTGAACCAAACCCTACTCCAGTTGGATGAGGGTCTTGAAAGGACGCAGGCTCCCGGTGAGCATACCCAGCAGAAAATGCTGTAA
- a CDS encoding DUF6088 family protein yields the protein MEQIGYGEHIAETVKNIPYEAAIQTENIAAQLAETFALPYEQAKALTNVKLKRMADKGEIERLQKGVYCQVKQTIFGKVTPSIEQVMKKTLTEQNGAKIGYESGAFLMNRLGLTTLIPRNMEITTNRYGAKLPKDCHIKLKKPAVPITDDNWKYLQFIDLTMALADAHIDAEKPELLLTGYAKRQELDGLALLFTARKHYSAKVILPLIDLLMEVNNELTSG from the coding sequence ATGGAGCAGATTGGATATGGAGAACACATTGCAGAGACTGTTAAAAATATTCCCTACGAGGCAGCAATTCAAACAGAAAATATTGCGGCACAACTGGCGGAAACCTTTGCCTTGCCCTATGAGCAGGCCAAGGCACTGACCAATGTGAAGCTGAAGCGGATGGCGGACAAGGGCGAAATTGAAAGACTGCAAAAGGGCGTCTATTGTCAGGTGAAGCAGACCATATTCGGGAAAGTTACGCCGAGCATTGAGCAGGTGATGAAGAAAACCCTGACGGAACAGAACGGCGCCAAAATCGGGTACGAATCCGGCGCATTCCTGATGAACAGGCTGGGACTGACGACGTTGATTCCCCGCAACATGGAAATCACCACAAACCGTTATGGCGCAAAGCTGCCGAAAGATTGCCATATTAAGCTGAAAAAGCCTGCTGTGCCGATAACGGACGACAACTGGAAATATCTCCAGTTCATCGATCTGACAATGGCGCTTGCCGATGCGCATATAGATGCGGAGAAGCCGGAGCTACTGCTGACAGGCTATGCAAAGCGACAGGAACTGGATGGTCTTGCCCTGCTGTTTACCGCACGCAAACATTACTCGGCAAAGGTGATACTGCCCCTTATCGATTTACTCATGGAGGTGAACAATGAACTTACATCAGGATAA
- a CDS encoding cation-translocating P-type ATPase: MTSNKLNMAGLAAAEAKRLQEQYGKNELTSQKKESFLRKVLHIICEPMFLLLIVAAIIYFILGEPRDGAIMLIFVVGIISIDVIQEWKTDKTLNALKDLSAPHVTVIRDGKEQTIASCDLVPGDLMMIYEGVKIPADGIVLKCNDLCVDESSLTGEAEGVWKIPTESAEPISDYWRKDYCYAGTLVTQGTATVLVDKIGGATEYGKIGANVAAAPDEDTPLQKQTGSLVKLCAGIAAVLFALVGVFTWFNIPDHGFGDRLIESILSGITLAMAMIPEEFPVILTVFLSMGAWRLAKKNSLVRKLPSVETLGAVSVLCVDKTGTITMNQMTVQDTWAADGDTHNLCEVMGLGCETDAYDPMEKAMLKHCDGLGISKEHLFGGELISEYAFTNELKMMGHIWRRNGSIVIAAKGSPERILTICELTENDKEVAEHKITEMSKQGLRVIAVATASPQSESEIPAQIIDCRLTLCGLIGLADPPRESVKADIAVCNRAGIRVVMITGDNGITASSIAKKIGMPNSDHIITGDMLNEMTDVQLRERVKDVSIFSRVIPEHKMRIVKAFKDNGEIVAMTGDGVNDAPALKYADIGIAMGKRGSEVSREAADLILMDDNFTTIVETVKDGRRIYDNIRKAVGYVFTIHIPIAFASLLAPILGIAPTALLLLPLHVVLLELLIDPTCSIVLERQPAETDIMERKPRDPKEKLLTAHILAKSVLQGLVIFAASFGAYYVTLSGNADNASVARAIGLSIIMISNLFLVQVNSSDHDFALQSIIRLAKDKVMWAVNFGTLAMLGIILYSPLNAFLKLAPLSVPMLLKAVGIAAVAVFWYELVKLVKKLLRR; the protein is encoded by the coding sequence ATGACAAGCAACAAACTGAACATGGCAGGCCTAGCCGCCGCCGAAGCAAAACGATTGCAGGAACAATATGGCAAAAATGAATTGACCTCACAGAAGAAAGAGAGCTTTCTAAGAAAAGTTCTGCACATTATCTGTGAGCCGATGTTTTTGCTGCTGATTGTTGCTGCAATCATCTATTTTATTCTGGGTGAACCCAGAGATGGTGCGATTATGCTCATTTTTGTAGTGGGCATTATCAGCATTGATGTCATCCAAGAATGGAAAACAGATAAAACCTTGAACGCTCTCAAGGATTTGTCTGCCCCACATGTCACAGTCATTCGTGACGGCAAGGAGCAGACAATTGCAAGCTGCGATCTTGTTCCTGGCGACTTAATGATGATTTATGAGGGAGTCAAAATTCCTGCTGATGGTATTGTGCTAAAATGTAATGACCTGTGCGTGGATGAGTCCTCCTTAACAGGCGAAGCAGAAGGTGTGTGGAAAATTCCAACCGAAAGTGCAGAGCCCATTTCTGACTATTGGCGGAAGGATTACTGTTATGCAGGAACTTTGGTCACACAAGGAACAGCAACAGTGCTGGTTGACAAAATCGGCGGAGCTACCGAATACGGTAAAATCGGTGCAAATGTTGCCGCAGCACCCGATGAGGATACTCCGCTTCAAAAGCAGACAGGCAGCCTTGTTAAGCTATGCGCTGGAATAGCGGCCGTTTTGTTTGCCCTTGTGGGTGTGTTCACTTGGTTTAACATACCAGACCATGGCTTTGGAGACCGACTCATTGAGAGTATTCTATCTGGTATTACCCTTGCGATGGCAATGATACCCGAGGAGTTTCCGGTGATTCTTACCGTGTTCCTTTCTATGGGTGCGTGGCGGCTTGCTAAGAAAAACTCACTTGTACGCAAGCTTCCGTCCGTTGAAACGCTGGGTGCTGTATCGGTACTTTGCGTAGACAAAACCGGTACCATCACTATGAACCAGATGACTGTGCAGGACACTTGGGCGGCTGATGGCGACACCCATAACTTGTGTGAAGTGATGGGGCTTGGCTGCGAAACTGACGCCTATGACCCAATGGAAAAAGCAATGCTTAAACATTGTGATGGGCTTGGCATCTCCAAAGAACATCTCTTTGGCGGCGAACTAATTAGCGAATATGCTTTTACCAATGAACTGAAAATGATGGGACATATATGGAGAAGAAACGGCAGCATTGTTATTGCCGCAAAAGGTTCACCAGAGCGTATTTTGACCATCTGTGAGCTGACGGAGAACGACAAAGAAGTAGCGGAGCATAAAATTACCGAAATGTCGAAACAAGGCTTGCGAGTCATTGCGGTTGCCACTGCAAGCCCTCAGAGCGAATCGGAAATTCCAGCACAAATCATCGATTGTCGTTTGACGCTTTGCGGACTCATCGGGCTTGCAGATCCCCCACGTGAAAGCGTAAAAGCAGACATTGCGGTATGCAATAGGGCGGGTATTCGTGTTGTTATGATTACAGGCGACAACGGAATTACCGCATCCTCTATTGCAAAGAAAATTGGTATGCCAAACAGTGACCATATCATCACAGGCGATATGCTAAACGAAATGACTGACGTGCAACTGCGTGAAAGGGTTAAGGATGTCAGCATTTTCTCCCGTGTTATTCCTGAACATAAAATGCGCATTGTGAAAGCGTTTAAGGACAACGGCGAGATTGTTGCTATGACCGGTGACGGTGTTAATGATGCACCTGCTCTAAAATATGCAGACATCGGCATTGCAATGGGCAAGCGTGGCAGTGAGGTATCTCGTGAGGCCGCCGACCTTATTTTAATGGACGACAACTTTACCACCATTGTGGAAACAGTCAAGGATGGCAGGCGAATTTATGATAATATCCGCAAGGCAGTGGGCTATGTGTTCACCATTCACATCCCTATTGCATTTGCCTCCCTGCTTGCACCTATCCTCGGCATTGCGCCGACAGCACTGCTTTTGCTGCCGCTGCACGTTGTGCTTTTGGAGCTGCTGATTGACCCCACCTGCTCCATTGTGCTGGAGCGCCAGCCTGCCGAAACAGATATTATGGAACGAAAACCTCGTGACCCCAAGGAAAAGCTTTTGACTGCGCACATTCTGGCGAAAAGCGTGTTGCAGGGTCTTGTCATCTTTGCCGCATCCTTTGGTGCTTACTATGTGACGCTCTCCGGCAATGCAGACAATGCATCGGTTGCCCGCGCCATAGGGCTTTCCATTATTATGATTTCCAACTTATTCTTGGTGCAGGTGAACAGCTCTGATCATGACTTCGCCCTGCAATCTATCATTCGTCTTGCAAAAGACAAGGTAATGTGGGCCGTGAACTTCGGAACACTTGCGATGCTGGGCATTATCCTTTACTCTCCGCTGAATGCATTCTTGAAGCTGGCACCGCTGTCTGTACCCATGCTTTTGAAAGCCGTTGGGATTGCAGCAGTAGCCGTGTTCTGGTATGAGCTTGTGAAGCTTGTAAAAAAGCTGCTCAGAAGGTAA
- a CDS encoding class I SAM-dependent methyltransferase yields MGWYQDIAFPTLMRWNIGKNSILKKRTALLKHAYGNILEIGIGEGTNLPLYPTNITHIATVEAYPRKLKDSAIEVALFSESAAALHFDDNTFDTVVSTFSLCSVDDLEQYSPEYPCQRQVSEF; encoded by the coding sequence ATGGGCTGGTATCAAGATATTGCTTTTCCAACGCTGATGCGATGGAATATTGGAAAAAATTCCATTTTGAAAAAGCGTACCGCACTGCTGAAACACGCATACGGCAACATTCTTGAAATAGGAATTGGGGAAGGCACCAACCTTCCCCTTTATCCTACTAATATTACACACATTGCTACTGTGGAGGCTTATCCTAGAAAGCTGAAGGATAGTGCCATCGAGGTTGCGTTATTTTCGGAAAGTGCCGCTGCACTTCATTTTGACGACAACACATTTGATACTGTGGTTTCAACCTTTTCCTTGTGCAGTGTGGATGATTTAGAACAATATAGTCCAGAGTATCCTTGTCAAAGGCAGGTGAGCGAATTTTAG
- a CDS encoding MarR family winged helix-turn-helix transcriptional regulator produces MDATKRQITKIAREVNKFTARMLKLDGIGTAEYDFIHVVRKNPGITQAAIREILALDKGAAARRAANLEAKGYLIRKANPADGRSQLLYATEKADQLKNSKASVEALYYEYLQETLSPEENAEFCRLLNILYTRSKAESKADFPNLIHRFLEGSGGK; encoded by the coding sequence ATGGATGCCACTAAACGGCAAATCACAAAGATTGCCCGTGAAGTCAATAAGTTTACTGCCCGTATGCTGAAGCTGGACGGTATTGGAACTGCGGAATATGATTTCATCCATGTGGTTCGCAAAAATCCCGGCATCACACAGGCTGCCATTCGGGAGATTCTCGCATTGGATAAAGGGGCCGCTGCCCGCCGTGCGGCCAATCTGGAGGCAAAGGGGTATCTTATCAGAAAGGCAAACCCTGCCGATGGCCGCAGCCAGCTGCTCTATGCCACTGAAAAGGCTGACCAATTAAAAAACTCCAAGGCTTCCGTTGAAGCTCTTTATTATGAATATTTGCAGGAAACATTGTCTCCTGAGGAAAATGCTGAGTTCTGTCGGCTGCTGAACATCCTTTACACGCGCTCCAAGGCAGAGAGCAAGGCAGACTTTCCAAACCTCATTCACCGCTTTTTAGAAGGGAGCGGAGGAAAATGA
- a CDS encoding ABC transporter ATP-binding protein, producing the protein MSSTNQNIKQVSQPDHILSYFKMERWSLTLVTISGILYNVGMIAGPYFEGRLAQCLFDIMGGRESFSAMLSLAVVYLIVILAVQVMRCVKRFYVRRFANNTSRNMRHMLYNSLVNMSRDELERESIGTVMTKAVSDVDACAEGMRKFTTEVFDTGVVLIAYLAMLFYYDWRLTLISCAFTPVAYFIAGRLKHRVTQYNGTYKKSAERLNGATMDRVSNAVTYRIYSCDKNRDLAYEGYLRDYEKCAVAANFWENTMQPLYHIISMCGVIFVLYLGGKNVTGTGWSNWNIAAFTTFLSCFAKMALKSSKTAKLFNSVQKAQVSWARIKPLMKEYVEQSTLSDMDFSAGASIKVRDLSLRWENGQQVLHGISFSAQPGQIIGVTGAVASGKSMLGKALLGELPYEGSIEVDERELRTLSLYERSRLLSYLGHEPELMTESIEENIRLGEKGEIARCLKTVCLADEICKMPQGAATSVGSGGIRLSGGQQARLALARTCYHARQILILDDPFSAVDQKTEREIFANLRLLAADRIVILISHRLQLFPQLDHVLFLEHGTSVLSTHSALMRGNSTYETLYQAQAMGGAGHEE; encoded by the coding sequence ATGAGCAGCACAAATCAAAATATCAAACAGGTTTCTCAGCCTGACCATATTCTGTCCTACTTCAAGATGGAACGTTGGTCGCTCACGCTGGTTACGATTTCAGGCATCCTTTACAATGTTGGAATGATTGCGGGGCCATATTTTGAAGGCCGTTTGGCACAGTGCCTGTTCGACATTATGGGTGGTCGTGAATCCTTTTCCGCCATGCTGTCACTGGCGGTGGTCTATCTGATTGTCATTTTAGCCGTGCAGGTCATGCGCTGCGTGAAGCGCTTCTATGTGCGCCGTTTTGCAAATAATACCAGCCGCAACATGCGTCATATGCTCTACAACAGCCTCGTGAACATGAGCCGGGATGAACTGGAGCGAGAAAGCATTGGAACGGTGATGACCAAAGCGGTATCGGATGTGGATGCCTGCGCGGAGGGCATGCGAAAGTTCACCACAGAGGTGTTTGATACCGGCGTGGTGCTGATTGCGTACCTTGCCATGCTGTTTTATTACGACTGGCGTCTGACGCTGATTTCCTGTGCCTTTACCCCTGTCGCTTATTTCATCGCAGGACGTTTGAAACACCGGGTAACGCAGTACAACGGGACATACAAAAAAAGCGCCGAACGGCTGAACGGTGCCACCATGGACAGAGTCTCCAATGCGGTTACCTATCGCATTTACAGCTGTGATAAAAACAGGGACCTAGCTTATGAGGGGTACCTGAGAGACTATGAAAAGTGCGCAGTGGCAGCAAATTTTTGGGAGAACACCATGCAGCCGCTCTACCACATCATTTCCATGTGCGGTGTGATATTTGTCTTGTATCTGGGCGGTAAAAATGTTACCGGTACTGGCTGGAGCAACTGGAATATCGCCGCTTTCACCACATTCCTGTCCTGCTTTGCCAAAATGGCGCTCAAGTCATCCAAGACTGCGAAGCTGTTTAATTCTGTTCAAAAGGCACAGGTTTCCTGGGCGAGAATCAAACCGCTTATGAAAGAGTATGTGGAGCAGTCTACTCTGTCCGATATGGATTTTTCTGCCGGGGCATCGATTAAAGTGCGGGATTTGTCTCTGCGCTGGGAAAACGGGCAGCAGGTGCTGCACGGGATTTCTTTTTCCGCACAGCCGGGACAAATCATCGGCGTGACGGGAGCAGTTGCCAGCGGAAAATCCATGCTGGGCAAGGCGCTGTTGGGGGAACTGCCCTACGAGGGTAGCATTGAGGTAGATGAGCGAGAACTGCGCACGCTGAGTTTATACGAGCGCAGCCGGCTGCTGTCCTATCTGGGGCATGAACCGGAGCTGATGACAGAGAGCATTGAAGAAAATATTCGTCTGGGTGAAAAAGGCGAAATAGCCCGCTGCCTGAAAACGGTGTGTCTGGCAGATGAAATTTGTAAAATGCCGCAGGGAGCGGCTACCTCCGTCGGCAGCGGTGGAATCCGTCTGTCGGGCGGTCAGCAGGCACGTCTTGCGCTGGCTCGCACCTGCTATCATGCACGGCAGATTTTGATTTTGGATGACCCCTTTTCCGCAGTGGACCAAAAAACCGAACGGGAGATTTTTGCAAATCTGCGTCTGCTGGCTGCAGACCGCATCGTTATTTTAATTTCCCACCGTTTACAGCTGTTTCCACAGTTGGATCATGTACTCTTTCTGGAGCATGGCACGAGCGTACTTTCCACCCATTCTGCGCTGATGCGGGGAAACAGCACCTATGAGACACTCTATCAGGCGCAGGCAATGGGAGGTGCAGGCCATGAAGAATAA